The Panthera leo isolate Ple1 chromosome D1, P.leo_Ple1_pat1.1, whole genome shotgun sequence region CAAAGCACAGAGATACTAAATGGTATTTGTTAAACGTTTCTCTAAGAAATAGTACGAGCATTAGATGTGGAAACATAAAAAACAAGCTACTTAATGCAGACCTTTCATAAAATGCTCCATCGTTATTAACTGGTTATAATCCAAGCACCACTGAAAATCAGACACTCAGGAGGGGATTAGGATCAGAATTGTTAAACAGATTACAATTGCTTACATGATCAGTCATCCACAAGACATTCTGGCAGATCTTACCCAAAGCTGCTTAACAATACTAGGCCAAGAGCTGAAGAAATAAGAACTCACGCTGAATCGTTTGCAGTACATTTAGAGAAGAGGAATTAGGTAATGCAGTTCTGAAGGGAGACATGAGAATGACACGAAGGGATGACACCCATGGTGAAAAtatgctaaacacacacacacacacacacacacacacacacacacacacacacacacaggatctcCCATACACCCCTTTGATGAAAACACTATtctgaattttgtcatttttccccatttgtttATATTGTATCTAAGCAATATAATATTGctcttggttttaaatttttataaaaatgatttcatactaaaaacaaaacataaaacaaattaaaaacaacaacaaaaggaatcTGGTTAATTCTACATTTGGCAAACAGAACTATTCCACAAATCTAATGGTGTTAAGATACAATCagccttatatatatatatatatatatatatatatatatatatatatatatatatatatatatacatttattttgagagagagagagcatgagcaggggaggggcgaaaagagagaagagagaggatcccaagcaggctccatgctatcagtgcagaacccgacatggggcttgaattcatgaaccatgagatcatgacctgagccaaaaccatgagttagatgcttaactgactgaaccacccaggtgcccctccaatcagccatcttctcttttttaacatcTTGCCATTCTTCTAATCCTGCCAATCTTCCCCTAAATTATTACCCCATATTATCCCCACAACTTTTAGATAccagtgttttctaaatttatctaTTTGTATGAATCATTTGAGGGATCTATTAAAAAGGAGATCTAGCTTTCTTTGAAGATTCTCACTCCCAAAGTTTGATGTGGCCCCatgatgtgtatttttaataaattctccGGATAACTCTTGATTTGGAAAATTTGTGAAACACTGTACTAGTTCAGGGCTCTTCAAACTAGTTTTCTTGTTAGAGTTCATGGAGGCTTTGCAAGGGGTATGTGCTAGAATTGCTAGTATTAAGGGAATCAATTTCCACATGGGTATATTTTTCTCATCCCTAGTGCCTACCTAGCATGTAGCCGGTACCAAAACCggcttaataaacattttttcgaTGTTGTTGCCATATCCATCTCTCCCACTTTCACTCTTCCTGTAAAGAAGGGAATCagaaaagtatataaaagttTGTCAGagttgggatgcctggatggttcaTTCATGACGGCATGCGACCtccaggtcatgagatcaaaccctgtgggcgcagagcctacttaaaaagaaaaaaaaaaaaaaaaaaatggcagtttttCCTTGTTTCCAACTATGTCCTGTAAACACCTCAAAAAACTAAAGCCATATTTTCAACTGAATCTGGGGTCCCAAGGGGTGAAGGAAAAGGGAGTAAGTAATTCCTACATGACCTTGAGGTCCTTAGCAAAGGGAGTATTTGCTGAATAGAGTTAATTCTTCATGTGACCTAGTTTTAAAAGTTAACCACAAGTGGCTTAGATACtctgccttaatttcctcatccacaaaaatGTTGGTAATATTAGTATTTAACTCCTTAAGAGTTTTTATAAGGATTAACTGAGATAATCTAACGCAAAGTGCTTACAACATTGCCTGACAAATTCTAAGTGCTCAGTATGTTTTAGCTGGCTTTATAGTAGAGGTACCAAAGTGATTTCATAAGAAATGAGCTTGGAACCAAGAAGTCTCACAGCTGCAGAAGTAACTAGATGAGATACTTGCAAAACAGACTTTCTTTCATGTCTTGGTGTGACttgtttgaaaaaaaactttgaaagttCAAAAAAGGCACAAGGTGGGATTAAGATAAAGGTCTGGTAGGGTAAAGAGAAGGTGGTAACTGAAGATGGTGTGTAGAAGCAAGAACTCAAGAAAATCAGAGTTCCAAGACGTTGCAGGTGGTACCCCAGCAGCTCTAAACCAATCAGCGTGACAGCAGTCTCTTCCCACTTGGAACATGGGAGAAATAAAAGGATATCAAAGAGAAATAATTCCTGAGTGCCTATTTCATGTTGAACACTGTTATAAGTACATGCAGTGCAGATATGATCAGTGGTTTTGAAAGAGAGGTCTTCCAATCATTCaggtttctttttgtctctcacaTAGTATGTTGTATAGAAGATAACCTTTGTCCTACTGCTCATATAAGAGTAgtgctttaaaacaaacaaagagaactAAGCTGCCAAGCTCAAGGGTATTATCGCTATTACCCAACCACATTCCTCCCAGCTGTGCAGTCACCTCAGTGTGCACTGCTCGGTTTTGAATGGGTTCGTGTCCTACTTACATCGTTAAGTCAGGCTTCCCAACAGCATTTGGGCAGATCTGTGAAGTGAGTTCCCATAAGAACTGTGTAAGTGCACTGCTATCATTTTCATAGAGACACCACAGTGTCTTATATCACACAAATCTTATATTTGCACAATACTTTATAGTGAACTCTCGTATATATCACCTGATCTTAACAAGAGGTATTACTACTGTTggcattatttttaacattttacacaTAAGAATTCAGGCTTAGTTGTATGGGTGTACTGTATTTAACCAGATCTGTACTGATTAAATATTTTGGCTGTATTTAAGGGGAATGTTTTTGTAgggttgttgttgcttttgtttccaactataaaacactgctgcaatgttattttatttcacatcaCCGctactcatatttatttattgaatacactttctttgtgcttattttatttttgagagcgagagagagaaagagacagaatgaacaggggaggggcagagggagaggagaacagagaatctaaagcagactctgcactgacagcagagagctggatgccgggcttgaactcacaaactttgagattaTGACTTGACCTAAAGtcaaccgcttaactgactgacatACCCAGACATCCCAACTACTGTTCTTATTTATGAAGAAATGCCTCAAGATAAATCCTTAGAAGTGAAGATCTGGGTCAAGTGCTATGTTTTAAAATGACGTTTCATGAATGTCTTTTTAagtgttgattaaaaaaaaaaattaaggctcagagagtTCTCAcctgaggtcttttttttttcaagagagagtgcaagccggggagaggagcagaggaagaaagagagagaatgagagagaatcccaagcagactccacgctcagcacggagtccaacacTGGGTTTGAcaccacgatcctgggatcatgactcaagccaaaatcaagagtcagatactaaactgattgagccacccaggtgcccctgacgtctcattaaaaaaaaggacaggacCGAGCCTCAGGTCTATAGACTCTCAAATTTCATTCTGCTCTGCTACATAATTTTTCTATAGCTACAAAATGAAGCATTCACACCTGCAGACTTACCAAGCAGCCAGCTATCTTTGTGCATTCCGGCTTCAAACTGACTACTGAGGGAGGATTGCTGCAGCACAGCATAGTCCTGTAGGCTACCTGGCCAGTTGGTCTCCACAGTCATTAATGCCCCTCTGATGTCACACACCATCAGGCAGTTTAAAGAATGCAGACCTTTGCGGTTCACATAGGAGAGATCTTCAGCATTTGGTGCCTTGATTGCCACATGGATACAGTCAACCACCCCTATCACCCCTGGCATCCCTGCCAACCCATAGAATTCATCCTTCACAGCCTGCATGGAGGCTTCATCAGCTGGAAAGCGAATGAACTGTGTGGCTCTTTCCACAAGTGCTTCAGTGACATTGGCAACACATCGACTCATAGATGCCTGACTGATTCCAATAGCGTCTCCCATCCGAGTCTGGAAGGAACCTGAAGTATAGAAGCCCAGTGCTGCAAGGATTTGTGTCTCTGGGCTAATAGCCCTGGATCTCTGAGTAGGTCTAGAAAGACTCGCCCCTAAGAGTTCCACCAAGTAATAAATGAACTGTCGAGGAAACCCATACATGGACATCAAATATTCATCGGTCACATCATCCAGCTTAAAGCGGTCCAATGTCCGGTGACCTCGGCCATACAACAAGAGATCACAGTCAAGCACTGTTATTGGTATAGCCATGGTACATGCAAATGtgatctctccttccctctgctacTTTTCCTGAATTCCTCCCAGTGAAGATGTTGGTGCAAGAAGGTATTTAAAGAAGTGTCAGCATTCAGCAGCTAAATGGTTCAGTATCCATCAGTTAAATGGTTCTGGCATTTGTAATCTTCTCTCTGTAAAGGTTAGAAGAAAAAAGCATTAGAAACCGACCAAAGGCATCAAAGTGATTCAAAGGCTACAACAGTTCCTTTTCTCAGATTTCCATTCTGTCCAAGCAAAAGGTGCTACACCTGTAACTGGGTTTTTCTCCACTAGCTCATGGCTGCCCAATAGGCTCACTTTGGTTTGAAAGATAATAGGAGTTGTTTCCTATGTAGCAGAGCAGCTCCCTCACTGCTATCTATTGAAAGTCAGCCCTCAATACAAGGgtttgtaagaaagaaaaaaaaagacagaaaaaagaaaaagatagatagATCATGGAAGTTGATTTTGGTGGCTCACTTAATGCCTGGCATTTGAACTGGTTAAAGCAAAAGCTTAatgttggaggggcgcctggctggctcagtctgtacagCCTGCAATGCTTGATCTTCTGGTTTTAAGTTCCAGCTCCAGGTagagtgtagaaattacttaaaaataagatcttaaaaaaaaaaaaaaaaaaaaaaagaatggaggcgACAGCATAAGTTATCCTTAAGGTAAAAGAGGTCTGCTCCTAACTACACAGGTCACGAACTAGCTGATATAAGTCATAACTATTCAGGGCAGGAATTGGTTCCAGCGGGTTTCATTATCCAAGCCCTCTGGTTCCACCTGTTAAGTACAAGATGGACGTGAGGGGTGCTCAAACCAGTCTAACAAGAGAGGAGGGGCAAAAAACTACCCACAGCCCAGCCTGGTGGACGCAGGTCATATGCTTTAACAACAGGCTTTCCCTTCTCCTCACTAAATCCAAATCTTGAGGCTGAGGACCAGAAAGTAGGGAAGACCACACAGATTGGAAGGTAGACTCAAAAAGAAGATCCTGGAATAGCTAGAGCTGGGAGGCGACACTGCCGCTTTTAAAAGGCACCTCAGAAACTTAGAAGTCTGATTACGCTGGCCACTCAAAGTCAGCcaaggcccatcacccacctctCCGCGGCTGCCAGGTTACCAgcattccccacccacccacccagccccgtCCTGCCCTCCTCCGGAACCGGCGGCCTGGCACTAGCCGCCACGGCGCTCACCATAGGCACCGCCCCCCTTGCGTCAGCGTCCTCCCTACGCCACATCTCAACTGCCGTTGCCACCACTACGTGCGGAAAGGCGGCGCACATTCCACCCCCGGCCCAAAAGTTCTCGCCCTTTCAAGGACCCCCCTCTTTACGCCTTATTTCCTTCAGAGACACGTGGAAAAATTGGTGAGAaagatttatatgaaaatataatcaaCTTTTTTTGTAATTCGAAGGAAAGAGATGAA contains the following coding sequences:
- the HARBI1 gene encoding putative nuclease HARBI1, translated to MAIPITVLDCDLLLYGRGHRTLDRFKLDDVTDEYLMSMYGFPRQFIYYLVELLGASLSRPTQRSRAISPETQILAALGFYTSGSFQTRMGDAIGISQASMSRCVANVTEALVERATQFIRFPADEASMQAVKDEFYGLAGMPGVIGVVDCIHVAIKAPNAEDLSYVNRKGLHSLNCLMVCDIRGALMTVETNWPGSLQDYAVLQQSSLSSQFEAGMHKDSWLLGDNSFFLRTWLMTPLHIPETPAEYRYNMAHSATHSVIEKTFRTLCSRFRCLDGSKGALQYSPEKSSHIILACCVLHNISLEHGMDVWSSPMTGPMEQPPEEEYEHMESLDLEADRMRQELMLTHFS